In Kryptolebias marmoratus isolate JLee-2015 linkage group LG22, ASM164957v2, whole genome shotgun sequence, a single window of DNA contains:
- the cutc gene encoding copper homeostasis protein cutC homolog, with protein MAQSFLMEVCVDSVESAVNAERGGASRLELCSSLLEGGLTPSLGLLHVVKQYIKIPVYVMIRPRGGDFLYSDQEVDVMRKDIELMKGQGVDGLVLGALTEDGRVDSELCMELLAAARPLPVTFHRAFDMVHDPAVALDALISLGFERVLTSGCDSSALEGLHVIKRLIDQAKGRIIVMPGGGITERNLQRILEGSGAQEFHCSARSSRDSAMKFRNTCVTLGATLSASEYGLKVADVSKVRTLNAIAKNTL; from the exons ATGGCACAGAGCTTTTTAATGGAGGTTTGTGTGGACTCCGTGGAGTCTGCAGTCAATGCTGAGAGAGGAG GTGCAAGTCGGCTTGAGCTGTGTTCAAGTCTTCTGGAGGGAGGGCTCACCCCCAGTCTAG GTCTTCTGCACGTAGTGAAGCAGTACATCAAAATCCCAGTCTATGTGATGATACGGCCTCGCGGGGGGGACTTCCTCTATTCAGATCAGGAGGTGGACGTGATGAGGAAGGACATAGAGCTGATGAAGGGCCAAGGAGTTGATGGTCTAGTTCTGGGTGCCCTGACAGAGGATGGACGAGTGGATTCAGAGCTCTGCATGGAGCTGCTCG ctgctgctcgtcCTCTGCCTGTGACCTTCCACCGAG CTTTTGACATGGTTCATGACCCAGCAGTTGCTCTGGACGCTCTAATATCATTAGGGTTCGAGCGTGTGTTGACAAGTGGCTGTGATAGCTCGGCTTTGGAGGGGCTGCATGTCATTAAACGTCTCATTGATCAA GCCAAAGGGAGGATAATTGTTATGCCAG GAGGGGGCATCACAGAGAGGAACCTGCAGAGAATACTTGAGGGGTCAGGGGCTCAAGAATTTCACTGCTCGGCTCGCTCCAGCAGAGACTCTGCAATGAAATTTAG GAACACCTGCGTGACGCTGGGAGCCACGTTGTCAGCATCTGAGTACGGCCTGAAGGTGGCAGATGTGAGCAAAGTCCGGACTCTAAACGCCATAGCCAAAAATACCTTGTGA
- the LOC108233951 gene encoding cytochrome c oxidase assembly protein COX15 homolog, whose product MLLSSLRTTIFCGCRCAGKGFQHSNRSPQLRQWLVRRNCSTFTVESAARSQPAVAVPNAATNRIVGRWLLGCSGLVVGAIVLGGVTRLTESGLSMVDWHLVKEMKPPQSEEEWQAEFSKYQQFPEFKILNHKMTLPEFKFIFYMEWGHRMWGRLVGLAYILPTIYFWRKGYFSRSMKGKVLGLCGFVFFQGLLGWYMVKSGLEEKPESYDVPRVSQYRLTAHLGSALLLYVASLWTGLTMLLPAQNLAETKRLIQLRRFAKGTGGLVFLTALSGAFVAGLDAGLVYNSFPKMADRWIPDDLLAFSPAINNFFENPTTVQFDHRILGISSVAAVTGLYLFSRRMRIPNRAKVAISLLAAMAYTQVALGICTLLLYVPTPLAATHQSGSVALLSIAIWVLAELRKMPK is encoded by the exons ATGTTACTTTCGTCGTTACGGACAACCATATTTTGCGGATGCAGATGTGCTGGCAAAGGGTTTCAGCACAGCAAC CGAAGTCCACAGCTACGACAATGGCTCGTGAGGAGAAATTGCAGCACCTTCACAGTGGAGTCAGCAGCTCGCTCCCAACCAGCTGTGGCTGTCCCCAACGCAGCCACAAATCGCATAGTGGGGCGCTGGTTGCTCGGCTGCAGCGGCCTGGTGGTTGGGGCCATCGTCTTGGGTGGTGTCACAAG GTTAACGGAATCTGGGCTCTCCATGGTTGACTGGCATCTAGTGAAAGAGATGAAGCCACCTCAGTCCGAAGAAGAGTGGCAGGCCGAGTTTTCCAAGTACCAGCAATTTCCAGAGTTTAAAAT ACTGAACCATAAAATGACTCTGCCGGAGTTTAAATTTATCTTCTACATGGAGTGGGGTCATCGCATGTGGGGCAGACTGGTTGGACTTGCATACATCCTCCCCACCATTTACTTTTGGAGAAAAGGATATTTCAGTCGTTCCATGAAAGGAAAAGTGCTTGGACTTTGTGGATTTGTCTTCTTCCAG GGCCTTCTGGGATGGTACATGGTAAAAAGTGGGCTGGAAGAGAAGCCCGAGTCCTATGATGTTCCTCGGGTTAGCCAGTATCGTCTAACTGCTCACCTTGGTTCCGCCTTGTTGCTATACGTTGCCAGTCTCTGGACAGGGCTTACCATGCTGCTGCCAGCACAAAAC CTGGCAGAAACCAAACGTCTCATACAGCTAAGGAGGTTTGCCAAGGGTACTGGTGGACTCGTCTTCCTAACTGCTCTTTCAG GTGCCTTTGTTGCTGGTTTAGATGCTGGTTTGGTGTACAACTCCTTCCCTAAAATGGCAGACAGATGGATTCCTGACGATCTGCTTGCTTTCTCTCCTGCAATTAACAACTTCTTTGAAAATCCTACCACTGTGCAATTTGACCACAGAATTTTG gGGATCTCTTCTGTGGCAGCAGTTACAGGCCTCTATTTGTTCTCAAGAAGGATGAGGATACCTAATAGGGCAAAGGTCGCCATCAGCCTCCTGGCAGCAATGGCCTATACTCAG gTTGCTCTTGGTATCTGCACGCTCTTACTGTATGTTCCCACTCCACTGGCAGCAACTCACCAGTCTGGTTCGGTGGCTCTTCTGTCCATCGCCATTTGGGTTCTTGCAGAGCTTCGTAAAATGCCCAAGTAA